The Deinococcus detaillensis genome includes the window CCAGACCTAAAAAAAGATTGGCCCAGCATTTACATTTACCAACGGCCCCCGACTCGTTTTGCCTCCCCCACCGGCCCCCAGCTTGAACTCACCCTTATACTGCTGAAATGATTTCATCTTCCCCCACGTCTCAAGTGCCGGTACCGGGAGCGGGCGGTGTGGTGCTGCGCGGCCGCCGGGTGCTGCTGGTGCGCTACAAAAGCGGTGACTGGGCTTTTCCCAAAGGTCACCTCGAAGCGGGCGAAAGCGCCCAGCAAGCCGCCGTGCGTGAGGTGCGGGAAGAAACCGGCGTGCAGGCCAGCATCGCCGGCGAGTTGCCCACCACCCACTACACCAATGACCGGGGCGAGGCCAGAGCCATCACTTGGTTTTTGATGGAGGCCAGCACCGAAGCGGGCGAACTCGAAAGCACGTTTATTGAGGGCGGTTTTGTAAGCGCCGACGAAGCGCTGAGCACGCTGAGCTTTGATGAAGACCGCGAGCTGCTCCGCGCCGCTCTCAAGCAAGCTGGACGTGAAGGATGAGCCTGCACAGTTTGGAAGGCTTTACGCCGCAGATTGACGAATCGGCGTTTATTGCCCCCAGCGCCGACGTGATCGGGCGCGTGGTGATCGGCCAAAACGCCTCGGTGTGGTTTGGCGCGGTGCTGCGCGGCGATTTGGAGGCGATCACAGTGGGAGAAGGCAGCAACGTGCAAGACGGCGCGGTGCTGCACACCGACCCCGGCTTTCCCTGCACTCTCGGCCAGAACGTGACGGTAGGCCACCGCGCCATCGTTCACGGCGCGGTCTGCGCAGACGGCAGCTTGGTAGGGATGGGCGCGGTGATGCTCAACGGCAGCCGCCTCGGCAAGGGCGCGGTGCTGGGCGCGGGGGCGCTGCTCCCCGAAGGCCGCGAAGTGCCGGACGGAATGCTGGCGGTGGGCGTGCCGGCCAAAGTCATCAAGGCCGTGGACGCAGCAGGCAACGCCGCCAACTACGTCGCCAATGCGGCCCGCTACCGTGCTGAACTGAAGAGTGCTAACTCAGCCAAAGCCCAAGGAGACGGCTCCCGTGACCAATAATCCTCAGCCAGAAGGTGAAGGCAAAGACGCCAAGCGCCGCACAGCCCCGCGCCGCAACGCGCCCGAACAGCCCCTCACCGAAAAAACACCGCAGCCCGAGGCGGAAAGCGGCGAAAGCAGCCTGGCGGGCTTGCTCGACGGTTTGATTTTGCCGGAAGACCTGCTGGTGGAAGGCCGCGAAAGCAGCGCCAAGTCCCCTGTAGACACGGACGGCAAAACAGAGCTGCACCTCAGCGTCTCGCCCCAGACACAAGCGCAGGCGCAAGTGGGGAGCGCAAGCGCCATGATGGTCACGGCGCTCACACCGATGTTTCCCGGCACCACGCCGTTTCTGGCCCGCTTTCTGCCTGCCGTGACGCCAAGCCACACCGGCATCCAAACAGGATTTTGCAACTTACACGACTTCCTGCGCTTTTTGCACGACCAGAATTGGTACGGCTTTTTGCACGCGGGCCTCGGCGAGCAGGCCGCTTACGTGCTGGTCTACGAAGGCCGCACCGTGGCGGCGGCGGGCCTGAGCAGCACCGGAGAGCAGGCGCTGGGCGAACTGCTGCACCTCTACGACCAGGGTGCGCCGCTGTCGGCTTATCCGCTCGATCAGCGCCTCGCCCACATTCTCAGCGGGGTAGGCAGCCGGGCGTGGAAGTTCAATCTCACCGACGATTTTACCGGGCTGCACTCGCGCCCCGGCGAAGCGGTGTTTTACGATCAGGGGCAAGTGGTGGCGACCTTACCCGCCGGCCTGTCGTATGAGGGGGCTTTTCCCGCGCCGCTGCGCCCACAAACCCTGATTTTGCCGCGCAGCTTGGCCGGCTGGGCGCATCACGGCTACGTAGCGACTTTGCGCGGACGCGACGCGGTCAACGCCATTACTGCCGCTTACCAGAGCTTCCGCGCCCGCTATGGCCAAGATGGGCTGAGTTTCCAAAAAGCCTTGGTGGACGGCCTGACTCCCGCCGAATACGCCCTGCGCCGCGACGTTGCCCTGCACGATCTGGAAGCCCTCCTCAAAGAACTCATCGGCGCTGGATATTTGAAAGAGGACTGAATAAGGCGCTGCATGTTCTTAACCAACAGCACTCACCGAAGGCCCCAACCCAAATGAACTTATCTCCTGACCCCATTACCCTTGCCATCGAAACGGCCACGCCTTATCTGGCGCTGGGATTGCTGACGCCGCACGGCGAATTTTGCGAAGTGCGCCAAGTCGGGCGTGCCCACGCCGAGCAGCTTCCTGCCGCTCTGGAAATGTTGTTCGCGGCAGCCAATCTGCCAAAAAGCGCCGTGCAGCAAATCGTGATCGGCACTGGGCCGGGGTCGTATACCGGCGTGCGGGTGGGGGCCAGCTACGCGCTAGGACTGGGCCGCGCCATCGGTGCGCCCGTGCTGGGCATCGGCACCTTGGAGAGTTTGATCGACGCCCAGCACGAGGGAGAGCAGGCCGTCTCGCTGGACGCCCGCAAAGGCCAGCTTTACGGCGCGGTGTACCGGGTCAGCGGCGGCAGCATCGTTCAAACGCTGCTGCCCGCCGCCAAGTACGACCAAGCCGACTTTGCCGAGCGGGTCAGCGCTTATGTGTGGCGGCAAGACCCCGCTCCCGACGCTGCGGCTTTGGCCCGCGCCGGAAGGCTGAGCGGCGCGGCGAAATGGACCCTACAGTATTTGTGAAAGCCGACTTGTTCGAGTCCACTTTTTCTGATGAGGCTGTGAGTATGAGGCGCACTCGGCTCATCACGCAGACCTTAGAATGAGCGCTGTGATTCTGCGCCGCCTCGCTCAAATTTTTGCTGTGTTGCTGGTGGCGGCGCTCCTGCTGATCGCGTTTGGCCCGGCCCTTTACGGCCCAGCCCTGCTGGCCAGAGTGGGCGGACCTTATCAGCTTTCGGCGGCGTCCGTCAGCGGGCCGCTGTGGAACGTCTCGGCGCAGGGTTTGAGTGTCAAGGGGCCGGGGGTGAGCGTACGGGCCGAGCAAGCCCAAGTGGGCCTCGCGGCGCTGAGCCTCGGCGACAAAACGGCGCGGCTGAATCTGGCCCTCAGCGGCGGCGTCATCAATTTGACACTCAAAGACCTGTTCAAGAAAAGCGCGGGGGCAACGCCCAGTTTGCCGCTGACTATCTTGCCGGGAAACGTCTCCATCAAAGATGTGCGCCTCAACTTCAACGGAAAGGGAATGGAGATTCCCAACGGGCACTTTGCCGTGTCGGGCAGCAGCACCGGCGACAATCAGGGCCAACTCAAGCTCAGCGGGCAAACCGACTACGGCGACGTGAACGCGGCCCTGAACTACGCCGAGAAGAACGGCGAGCTGAGTGGCAAAGCCGACTTTACAGCCGACGCCCGCTTGGTCAATTTTTACTGGCGGCCCGGCGGCGTTACGGCGGGCCGGGTCACGGGGCAGTACCGGCTCAGCGGCGGCCAGTTGGAAGGCGATTTTAAACTGGTCGGCGGCGCGGTGCGGGTTCCTGAAGCCAAGTTCGTGGAAATTGGGCCGGTCTCAGGCCGGTTCACCCACCGGGGCGACGTGATTCAGGGGCAAATCAGCGGGCAAGGCTTGGGCGGCCCCGTCACGGCGCAGGCCAAAGTGGATCTGGCCGCCCAGCGCTTTGAGGTCAGGGCCCAAGCCAGCCCGACCTTGACCGCTTTGGGCAAAGCGCTTAAGTTGCCTGCCAGCGGCGCAGTGCAGCTCTCGGCGCAGGTCAGCGGCTGGAAGACCGTGAAGGCCAGCGCCCAGCTTAAGAGCGCTCAGGGCCAATTCGTCAATATTCCTTACCGTGAGCTGGGAGCCGATTACGCTTTCGCCTTTGCCAAAGGGCACATCCAGCAAAACACCTTGCGGTTCGGAGCGCAGGCCCGTTTGTTGGGTGAACGCCAGCAGATCGCGGGCAACTGGACCTTCAACAAAAGCGGCGCAGTGACGCTGAGCGGCCGCCTGGCCCAGAAGCCGCTCAACTTGAGCGGCCAGATCAATGCCAAAAACAAACTGACAGTGGCGGGCACGGGCCTCGGCGGGCCGGTGGAAGCCAGTTATCAACTCACCCAGCGCGAGCTGAGCGCGACGCTGCGCCCCGACGTTTACACCCTGACGGGCCGGCTCTCGGTGGCGGGCAAAGTCAACGATTTGGCGCTGAGCGCTTCGCAACTCAAAGTCGGGCCGCTGACGTTCAGTGGGCGGGGCCGCCTGAACGAAAAAGGCTTACAGGCCAGTTTGGACGAATCGGCGGGCGGCTCCGTCTCGGTGGAGACTGACCGCCGCTTCGTTGGAACGTGGCAGGCTGACGGGTTGGGCTTAGCGAGCATCAAGGCGGATGGCAGCGGCGCGATTGATCTCATCAAGGGACTCAGCGGGCAACTCAGCGCCGAGGTGACCAGCGTCTCCAGTTCGCTCAGCGGCCCGGTCAAGCTTAATTGGCTGACCCGCACAGGCACTTGGCAAGCTGGAGATCAACGCCTGACCTGGAACGGTGAAACGTTTGGCGTGATCGCCAGCAACTTAAAAGCCGCAGGCCTGATTGTCAACGGGGCGGCCAATTACCGCACCGACACCCGCCAAGCCAGCATGCAGGCCACCACCAACTTGCTAGGCGAAGTGCAGAAGCTGGCGGGCCAGTGGACGGCGAATCGGGGGGGACGTTTTAGCCTCGTCGGGCAACTTCTCAAGGAACCTTTGAATTTGAGTGGGAAACTCGGCGCGCAAAATCAAGTGAGCTTACAAGGTCGGGCCATCGGCGGGCCAGTTCAGGCCAACTTCAATCCAGCCAGCTTGCAGCTCAGCGCTCAGCTTGAACCCAGCCTTTACGGCGTCACCGGCAAAGTCGCGGTCAGCGGCCAGCCGAACGACTTGGCGATCAAGGCCCAAGCGGTCAAGGTCGGGCCACTGACCCTGAACGGTCAAGGGCAATTCAAGCAAGGCCGGGTGCAGGCCAATTTCAGCGAAACGGGCGGCGGCGTGCTGGGTGTGAGTGGGCCGCTCAACGATCTGACGTTCAAAGCTCAGGGCGTCAAAATCGGGCCATTGACGTTGGCGGCGCAGGGCAAACTGAATGATTCAGGCTTGCAGGCCAGTGTGGACGAAGCGGGAGGCGGCACGCTCTCCGTGAGCACCAACCGGCAATTTGTGGGAACGTGGCGAGCTGACAGGTTGGGTTTGGTGGGGATCAGCGCCAACGGCAGCGGGGCGATTGACCTCACCAAAGGCCTCAGCGGACAGCTCAGCGCTCAGGTGCCCAGCGTCTCCAGTGCGCTCAGCGGCCCCGTCAAGCTCAATTGGCTGACCCGCACAGGCACTTGGCAAGCCGGTCAGCAGCGCCTGACTTGGAACGGCGATACCTTTAGCCTCAAAGCCGACCACCTGAAGGTGCAGGATTTCAGCATTGGCGGCCAAGCGGCTTACCGCCTGACCGACCGCCGCGTAACGGGGCGACTGACCGCCAGCGGCAACGGCGTCAACGTGGTGGCGACGGGCCAAGGGCAGCAAGCCAGACTCAGCGGCACCGTGCGCGGCGTGGGGGTGCAGGCGCTCAGCGATTTGCAAGCGCCCTTCACGACGCGGGTCCAAGTCAACGGGGCTGACCTCGCGGGCAAGCTGAGTCTGAGCAGCACAAACGGCGTCAACTTCAATTTGCAATCCGGCAAGCAGAGTGCTCAGGGCAGCCTCGAGGGCCAAAACTGGAACGTCACCGGCGGAGTGGATTTGGCGGCGCTGCGCCCGCTGCTCGGCGTGGGCACGCCCGCACTCAGCGGCAACCTCCAGCTCAATCTGGCCGGACTCGGCGGCACGGCCAAGCTGCAAGCCAGCCTCGCGGGCGCTCAGGTCGGCGGCACCTTGACCCGGCAAAACGGTGCGGTGTCGGCCAACTTGAGCGGCCAGCTCAGCGACCTCACGGCGCAGCTCAGCGGCCAAGTCTATCCGCAAGTTCAGCTTTCCGGCCCAGTGACTTGGCGCGGCGTGGGCGGCCCGCAAACCGTGAGCGCCCAGCTCAGTGGTTCTTACGGCGACCTGCGGGTGCGGGCCTCCGGTCAAACCAGCGCCATCGACACCGGCAGCGTGGCCCTGCCGTCTCAGGCGCTGCGGCTGGAAGGCAGCCTGACCCCCACGCTGGCCCTCAACAGCAGTTGGGGCGACCTCGGCCTGATGTACAAGGGCGGCGAAGTCTCGGCGCGGGGTCAGCAGACGCTGAGCGCGGCGGGACAGGCCGGGCAAGTCCGCGTCGACGCCACCTGGAAACCGGATTACAGCGGCAACCTCAGCGCAGCCGGCCAGCTCGGCGAGTACGCCTTCAGCGCCTCCGGCCCTTGGACGGCCCTGAAGGTCAACCTCAGCGGCGCAGGCCTGACGGCCACAGGCCGCGCCAACGCCCGCACCCTCGATTACGTTTTAGATGTCGGCGGCTTGTTAAGCGGCGTGAATGTCAGCGGCCAAGTGCGCGGCCAAAAAGCGGCCCTGATCGGCACACTCAAGGCCAGCGACGGACAAGGTGGACAGGCCGACATCAAAGTCAACTCGCTGAACAGCTTCACGCTGGACGCCCAAAACTTCAAAGTGGCGGGCCAGACTTTGCAGGGCAAACTGAGTGCCAAAAACGGCCAGCTCAGCGGCTCGGCCAAGCTGGGGCCGCTTGATGTGAAGGCCAAAGACGGACGGTTCACGGCCTCCGGCACGCTCTATCAACACCAAATCAACGCCAGCGGGCGGCTGAACTTGCCCACGGCGCTCAGCGATCTTAAGCTCAAGGTGGACGGGCCGTATCTCAGCGCACAGGCCAGCGGCAGCGGCAGCAAGCTGCTGGGAAGCGTGCGGCTCAAGGCCCAGCAGTACGGCAGCGGAGCGCTCAGCGCCCAACTTCCGGCGCAGGACTTGCCGCTGGAGGCGTCGCTCTCTCCCCTGTCGGTCAAGGTAGGCGGACTGCGTTACGCGGGCGCCAACTGGAGCGGCGACACCCGCGTGCGCTACTCCATCAATAAAAAGCCCAGTTCTTTGCGCTTGATCGGCAATGGAAAGACGCTCAGCGCCGCGCCGCAGGGTACACTTTTGGCGGGTCAAGTCAAGGTCTTGCCAGAATTTGGCGGCACACTCAAGGTGAATTTGGCCGAGTTGGAAGCCGCGCTGCCGCCCACTTTGTTGCCCGCCAGCGTCAAAACCAACCTCGTGCCGGGCGTGCTGAGTGCCCAACTCTCCCTGAGCGGTGCGGCGCTCAGCCTCAGCGGTGGGCGCTGGCAAGGTGAAGTGCTGGGCCTGAGCGGACAGGTCGGCTGGAGCGGGAAGCTCACCGCCAAAGCGCTGCTGACTTTGCCGACTTCGCGGCTGCCGATCAGTTACGACGGACAAGACCTGCGCCTGCAAAACGCGGTGCTGGACGCTCAAGCTCTCAGGCCGGTCTTGGAAACTTTGAATGCCTCTTTGGCCGACTTAAAAGGCCAGCTCCGGGCCGACGTGACCGTGCCCGGCCTTGACTTTGCACGGGCCAGCGGAGAGGCCAAGGTGGATTTGAGCCTCAATCAGCAGGCCGCACGGGGCCAACTCAATCTGCGTGGGGGCCAGCTCAGCGCCGCGCTCCGCAGCACCTTGGGCGGGCAAGCGCTTTCGGTCACAGGGTCGCTGTACCCACAGGCCGACGCTACTTTTGAAGTTGGCGGCGTGCGCGGCACCGTCACAGGGGACGCCCGCAGCTTGGACGCCAACACCAGTTGGATGGCCCAAGCCGCCGGAACGTTTACCGCCGGCCCCCTTCAGGGCCGTTCAGTGACAGCAAGAGCCAGCCTCAGCCCCCAGATCGCCAGTCTCAGCGGCGTACTGGACGGCCTGAATCTCGATTTAAGTGCTCAGAAGGCGGCGAGCGAGTGGACGGTGGAAGGCACCTTCAACGCCGCCGATCTCAAGCCTCTGACCGGACAAGTCGGCCAAGTGGCCGGAACGCTTTCCGGCACGCTCAGCAAGCTCACGGCGCAGGCCAGCGGCGACTTTGCGGGCGTGGCTTTTGAAGTCCCGGCCACCTATCAGAGCGGCGTCGTCACTCTTCAAGACGCTCAACTGAGCCGCCCACTCGGCAACTCACCCAGTGACGGCTCAGCGCGGGCCAGCCTCAGCGGGCAAGCTTATCCGGCGCTTGATTTGAGCGGCAGCGCCACCCTAACGGCCTACGCCCCCGGCACCTACAGCCTCAGCGCGTCGGGAGCTTACGCGGCTCCCCGACTGGCGCTCGGCGGCGTGCTGACTTCGGACGTGCTGGGCTTCGGCCTGACTGGAACGCGCTTGGATGCGGTGTTAAAAGGCCAAGACTTCGTGGTGACGGCGCAGGGCGGGCCGCTGGCCGGAGTGGCGCGGGGCCGCACCGACGCGCCCAATTACCTTCAGACTGCCAACCTGACTCTGCACGCACCATACCGAAACGGCGACACCAAATTGCAACTCGATGGCCCGCTGAGCTGGAACGCCAAGACCGGCTGGGGCGGAGCGCTGAGCGTGGTGGGTGACGCGCCGGGCGGAGCTTTAAGCGCCCAACTCAGCGGCAACGGCCCGCTGAAGGTGCAGGCCAGCCTCGGCCCAGCTCAGCTCAGCGGCCAGTTTTCAGCCAGCTTGCCCACTTCGCCCAACGGCAGCCTCAAACTGGCTTCTCTGGACATCGGCGCGTTTTGGCAGCGGCCACAACTCCTGCGCCTCAGCGGAATAGCCGACCTGGGCGGCTCCAGTTGGGCCGACCTCAGCGCTCAGTTCAGCGGGCAACTCGAAGACGCCGACGGGCAACTCAGCGGCGACCTCAGCGGCGAGTATGCGGCGGGGCAAGCCAAGCTCAGCTTAAACGGCCAAGCCCTTCAGGGTTCGGCAAAGCTGAGCGGCGCTGAGTTCACGGCCTCGCTGAACGCGGCTGGGGTCACGCTCTCGCGCTTGCTGCCGCCCTCGCTGGGGGTCGGCTCGCTGCGCTTGTCTGGTACGGCGCAGGCCAGCGGTTCCACTTCGGCAGGTCTGATCAGCCTGAGCGCTCAAAACCTCTCGCTCAGCGGCCAGCAAAGCGCCGTCGGAGACTTCAGCGTCAGCGGCTCAGCCCGCTACAGCGGCGGAGTGGCGCGGGCCGATTTGACCGGGCGGGCTTACGGCGGCGATCTCAGCGCGACCGGCAGCTTTCAAAATGGCCTGCGAATCAAAGCCAGCGGTCTGACTTTAAAACAGTACGGCGTCACGGCGGCCAGCGGCGACCTCGTTTTGCGCGGCGATTATTCCAATCCCACGCTCAGCGGCGTGCTGCGGGCCACGCGGCCTGAAGGCGAGGCCACGGCCACTGTGTCGGGCCAGTTGCAAGACCCGCAAATTCACCTCAAAGCTGCTCTGACTGGCCCTTACAGCGGCACGGTTTATGCCGACGCGGCGCAGCTCAACCTTGCCCAGCAAACAGCTCAGCTTCACCTCTACGGCAATGTGACGCAGGCCAAAACGGACAGTGCCCAAAAAGGCAGCAACTGGCTCAACCTCGATCTGCGCGGCGTCTGGCCCAAGCTCAGCGGAGAGGCCACCGCCCGCCTCGTCAGTTTGCGCCAACTCGGGTTCAACGAACCGGTCAAGCTGATCGGCAGCGGCGACGGCTCGTACCAACTCAGCGCCGGCAGCCTCGGCAGCGGGCAACTCAGCCTTACTGGCCTCAACCCTGTGGTGAAGGCCAGCGCCACCCTGACACCGCTCGCCCTGATCGGCGCGGAGGGCAACGGACAACTGAACGCCAGCTTGAGCGGGCCGCTGACCGATTTGCGCTTGGTGGCCAGCGGCACCTTCAGCAAGCTCAGCCGCAGCGGGGTGAGCCTCCCCACCACCTCGCTGAGCCTTTCCGGTTCGCTCACCGCACTCCGGGGCGAGGTGCGCCAAAACGGCGCGGCAGTCGGCAGCTTCGACGGCCAGCAACTGCGGTTCACCAATCTCAAAGCGGCGGCAGCGGGCCTTGATCTGACCGCCAGCGGCAACGCCAACCTGAGTGGACAGAACAGCGGCGAAATCAGCGCCCAAGTCAGCGCAGCGGGCGCGGCCAACGGCGCGGCCAAGCTGACCTACGGCGCGGCGGGCCTCACGGCGGCGGGGCAACTGACGGCGGCAGGCTTTGCAGGAGCGTTCGACGTAGCGGCCACTCAAAAAAGCGGTTGGAGCGGCCAGGTCTCGCTCAGCGGCGGGCCGGTCATCAGCGGGGTGGGAGCCGTGCTGAGCGCGGGCACGCCGCTGAGCCTCTCGGGGCCGTTTGCCGCCCCGAGGCTCAGCGGCACACTGGGTTTGGTGGGCGCACAAGCTCAACTGACGGCCAGCAGCGGCGGCGCACGCCTCACCCTTCAGGACGGCCCCACCACGCGGGCCAGCGGTAGCCTGAGCCTACTCAAAACAGGGAGTGGCTATGTCTGGGAAGGCGAAGGCCGCCTCATCCGGCCGGAAGGTGAACTGGACTTGGGCCTGAGCGGAGAAGCGGCCAACCCGCAAGCCCAGCTCAGCTTCCGGCGCGGCGAGTGGACGGCGCACGGCGAGGGCAACTTGAAAGGTGCTCAGCTCCAATTGTCAGACGGCGTGAAGAGCGGCAATTTGAGTTATGACGGCCAGACTTTCAGAATCAGTGCAGAGCAGCTCGATCTGGCCCGCCTGCACATCGGCGACCTCAGCGGGCAAGTCAGCGCGGTGGGGGCACTCGACAACAAACTCAGCGGCTCGGCCAGCCTCAGCTTCAGCAATCTCAGCAGCGGAGCAGTTTTGCCTTATTTTGAGTTGCCGCTCACCGGTTCCGGCTCTGCCCAAGTCAAATTCGCCAACGGCAAAGGGCAAGTGCAGGCCAATGTCACCGCGCCTTACGGCCAAGTTGTGCTCAGCGCCGAGCAAAATGCGGCGGGTGGGCGCTGGAGCGGCAGCCTCAAAGGCCAACTCACCAAAGATCAGGGCCGGATTTTGGCGGATGTCAGCTTAGACGACAGCGGCGCGGGCGGGCAGCTCAAGCTGGAAAACTTGCCGCTGAACGTCTCCAACTTGCCCGTTAAGTTGAACGGCACAGTGACGCTGGCGGGCCAGAACTTCACGCTGGACGGCGAGGCGGTCACGGACATGGGCCGCGCCGACGTGAGCGGTGACGGCGGCATCGCCGATCTCGCGCCCATTTTGAGCAACTACACCGCCCTCAAACCCAGTGAGGCGGGCTACCGAATTCAGGTGGGCGTCTCCAACTTTGATTTGGCGCAGCTCAAACTCGCTCAGGGCATCGGCGGGGCCATCAGCGGACAACTGACGCTCAGCGCAGACAGCGGCAGCTTCGCGGTTTCGTCCAAAGCCCTGAAGCTGGGCAACGCCAGCTTTCCGGCGCGGATCGACGGCACGCTGGCGGGCGGCGACTGGCGTCTGCGCGGCTACGTGGGCAGCTCCACGCTCTTCGGGGCTGTCACGAATGGGCAGCTCAGCGTTCGCAGCCAGCTCGAAGCGCTGCCGCTGGGCAACATCATTTCCGGCTTTACCGGCAAACTCCCCGGCGACGGCATCGTGACCGGCATCGCCCGCCTTGACGCGCCACTTTCGGACGTGTTGTCGGGCAGCCTGAATGTGGTGGCCGAACGGGTGCGGGTCACGTCGGGGGCAGACACACTCATCGGCTCCGGCACAATAGACTTCCGCAACCGCGAGCTGCGCCAATTCAAGTTGCAGCTCGACGGCGCGGGTCAGTGGCGCATTTCGGGAGAGTACACCCGCCAAAATGTCAATTTGCAGGCGGCCTTTATCAACACCACCTTTACGCCGGTGCTGGCCTTCGTGCCCAGCCTCAGCGGCGTCGCTCCGGCACTCAAAGGCAGCTTGACGCTGAATGTGGGCGGCACTTATGAGCAGCCCACCGCCACCCTCAGCGGCTCGAATTTACTGGGCAGCGTTTCCGGCATCAACGTGCAGGTGCCCAGCCTCAGCGGACAACTCGGCAACGACGGTCAGTTTACGGCGCAGGCCGCCGTGCAGGCGTCGGGCAATTTGGGTACGGCGGGGACACTGCGGGCCTCAGGACAGTTTGCCAACAGCCAGCTCAGCGCCACCGTGCTGCGCTACCAAGGCACCCTGAGCGCCGACCTGCTCGGCAACCTCGGCACCCTGGACGCCAGCTTGACGCAGGGGCAGGGCCGGAACGCCCAGAATCAGGGCACTTGGACGGCTACCGCCGCTGCTCAGCAAGGCGGAACGCTGAGTCTGAGCGGGCAAGTCAGCCCCAGCATTGATCTGAAGGTGGTCGCCCAAAATTACAACTTGCCGGTCCGCAGCATCTACGCCCGCGAAAGCAGCCTCAATGCCGCGCTGAGCGCCAAATCGCTGGGCGAGCAGATTGTCGTCAGCGGCCAGGCCAGCTTTGATCGGCTGATTTTGGGACGGGTCGGTGCGGCGAGCTTGCCCGGCACCGTCAGCAGCGCCACTGGCAACGACCCTCTAAGCAACTTCGTCAGCCCACTGCCCGACGAACTCACTGTCTTCCCCAGCAAAACAGGCGAGAAGCCGGTCAGCCCCTTTCTTCAGCGCGTCGTCTTGCAAGACATTCCCATCACCGCGCCCAACGGCATTCGGGTAGACGAGAATCTGGCCCAAGCCGAACTCTCGGCCTCGCTCACCTTGTCCGGCACGGGCGCTTCACCGAGACTGAGCGGCAACGTCAAGAGCTTGCGCGGCAATTTGCTGCTGCGCGACAACAACTTCAATTTGCAAAATGCCTCGGCCAATTTCGACGGCAGCAGCTTGTATCCGGTGTTCAGCGTCACCGCGCAGGGCCGGGTGCCGGATCAGAGTGGCAAAACCATCGGCGTGCAGCTTCAATCGGACGGCTCCTTCGTGGTGCAGTCGGGGGCGCGGGCGCTGAAACTCGACACCGAGCTGAGCTGCACCACCTGCACCAGTGCGGGCGACTACTCGCAGGCCGAACTCTACTCACTCTTGGCCCTCGGCACGCCCGATATCACCACGGTGGGCAGCAACATCGGCTCACTCGGCCAGAGCGCCATTAGCACCGCGCTGAATCTGTTCGTGCTCAGCGAACTCCAGCGCAACATCGCCCGCGCTCTGGGCGTGGACGTCTTCCGCATTTCCAGCAACCTGATCACCCCAGAGGGCAACCTCGACGCCAAATTCACGGTGGGCACCTACCTCTCCAAGCAGTTTTACGTTCAGTACCAAGTGGACTTGACCGGCAAAGGTCTGTTTGACGCCACCTACACCACCGACGACAACCGCTTTACCTTCAAGGTCAGCACCCCGATCAGCGGCCTTGATCTGCAAACCGTGCGCCCCTCACTGACGGTCGGCTACAACTTCAACGCCAACAACAGCCTGACCCTCGGTGTGCAGTCGGGCCTCGGCACCAGGTTTTCGGTGGGGTACTTGTACAAGTGGTGAGAGGGCAAAAATTCTGGTCTTCCCTGTTCTGGCCACTCGCCACAAAAAAAGCCCAGCACTTTGACTGGGCTTAAAAACTTACACAGAATTTAACTCGGCCCGTTGCCTCCGCGTCGGCCACGGCGGCGGCGGCGGCGGCGGGCTTCGTCGGCGGCACTCTCGGCAGTATCGCCGGTAGCAGTGGCAGTTGCGCTAGCGGCAGGCTGGGGGCGCTGGCTTTGGGCTTCGTTACGGGGCTGACGGGTGTTGCGCGGGGTGTCGCTGCGCGTACCTGCGCCAGCACCGCTAGTTTGGCTGCGGCCCCGAAACTGCTGAGCGCCGCCGCTGCGGTAGCTGCCTTGCTCACGGCCCGGCCCCTCGTCGGGCGGCATGTTCTCCAGCGTCCAATCGCCAAAATACATCCGCTGAACCGTGACGTTCACGGGGCGCAAATGCTCGTTGCGGGGACGGTCTAGGGTGACGACTCGGCGGCGATAGCCGCCGGTGCGCGGGCCGCTGGCGT containing:
- a CDS encoding NUDIX hydrolase, with protein sequence MISSSPTSQVPVPGAGGVVLRGRRVLLVRYKSGDWAFPKGHLEAGESAQQAAVREVREETGVQASIAGELPTTHYTNDRGEARAITWFLMEASTEAGELESTFIEGGFVSADEALSTLSFDEDRELLRAALKQAGREG
- a CDS encoding gamma carbonic anhydrase family protein — encoded protein: MSLHSLEGFTPQIDESAFIAPSADVIGRVVIGQNASVWFGAVLRGDLEAITVGEGSNVQDGAVLHTDPGFPCTLGQNVTVGHRAIVHGAVCADGSLVGMGAVMLNGSRLGKGAVLGAGALLPEGREVPDGMLAVGVPAKVIKAVDAAGNAANYVANAARYRAELKSANSAKAQGDGSRDQ
- the tsaB gene encoding tRNA (adenosine(37)-N6)-threonylcarbamoyltransferase complex dimerization subunit type 1 TsaB, yielding MNLSPDPITLAIETATPYLALGLLTPHGEFCEVRQVGRAHAEQLPAALEMLFAAANLPKSAVQQIVIGTGPGSYTGVRVGASYALGLGRAIGAPVLGIGTLESLIDAQHEGEQAVSLDARKGQLYGAVYRVSGGSIVQTLLPAAKYDQADFAERVSAYVWRQDPAPDAAALARAGRLSGAAKWTLQYL